The proteins below are encoded in one region of Apium graveolens cultivar Ventura chromosome 4, ASM990537v1, whole genome shotgun sequence:
- the LOC141718456 gene encoding uncharacterized protein LOC141718456, with amino-acid sequence MEKAFELAEVKDDKKAQYASYYLRDEARYWWESSKALLDRKVITWEKFMETFLEKYLPIYMQDQLEMRFLNLRQEDMTVAEYEVNFSKLARFAPEYVNTEEKKAKRFQQELKPGIRSQVPLLEIRNYAILVHKAIIVEGEKEATKRESEGKKRKFEESISDQGSSKFRGKFGKNGGGQSQKFQKFKPGNGNKKNRF; translated from the coding sequence ATGGagaaagcttttgagttagcagaagttaaggatgataagaagGCGCAATATGCGAGTTATTATCTTAGGGATGAGGCTCGTTATTGGTGGGAATCTTCTAAGGCGTTGCTGGACAGGAAAGTTATAACCTGGGAGAAGTTTATGGAGAcgtttttagagaagtatttgcCAATTTATATGCAAGACCAATTGGAAATGAGATTTTTGAATCTGAGACAGGAAGACATGACTGTGGCGGAATATGAAGTGAATTTTTCGAAGTTAGCAAGGTTTGCgcctgagtatgtgaataccgaagaaaagaagGCCAAAAGATTTCAGCAAGAGCTGAAACCAGGGATTCGAAGTCAGGTGCCTCTTCTTGAAATAAGGAATTATGCCATATTAGTTCATAAAGCGATAATTGTAGAAGGAGAGAAAGAAGCAACTAAGAGGGAAAGtgaaggaaagaaaagaaagtttgaggAATCGATATCAGATCAGGGAAGCTCtaagtttagagggaagtttggaaagaatggtggaggtcaaaGTCAGAAGTTTCAGAAATTCAAACCCGGGAATGGAAACAAGAAGAATCGTTTCTAG